One Indicator indicator isolate 239-I01 chromosome Z, UM_Iind_1.1, whole genome shotgun sequence genomic window carries:
- the RIMOC1 gene encoding RAB7A-interacting MON1-CCZ1 complex subunit 1, which translates to MEPLRRRPRLERGRAVQLPRSCQAQRVRPGHCPAGESAARRALKPQRIKAEVPALRVHKACPAVSAAVLLPIRTACDNTEEGLRRPDPPAVSSQRPTKPLLNRKSSRDQTGAVLPPDTALGSPSVKLLHPQALQAAQAPHTSGKPRSLPARGSWLLRLRTSPRRSGPRPAAGARRLATLSQRLAALRGAGGDDVFLAKGSATLDKLKDFCNSGKGHPSMLLQHYTQAVLDITYFEENRLVDEDFPEESSLQKVKELTYSLSEPEDLVRECNINEEPISILGAELLECLYWRKGALLYMYCHTAKERSEWLRENITVFKKCLNDGVRYLMKMLSFRCPIQLNEDVSLHDKDTARLLSEGVFSDTYLLAMMYSGEMCYWGLQHCGEEKEESLEAIDFVCSSDLGCSLQSVSLDFRETGKNMLTKYVVMCEGPLKGQGWNTTTAKQMLCHFVESHK; encoded by the exons AAGAGCTTTAAAGCCACAACGAATTAAAGCTGAAGTTCCGGCCTTGAGGGTGCACAAGGCTTGCCCAGCGGTCTCGGCTGCCGTCTTACTGCCGATCCGCACAGCCTGCGATAATACCGAAGAAGGGCTAAGGCGTCCTGATCCTCCTGCCGTCTCGTCCCAGAGACCAACGAAGCCGCTGTTGAATCGCAAGTCCAGCCGGGATCAGACAGGGGCGGTCTTACCGCCAGATACGGCCTTAGGCAGCCCCTCCGTCAAGCTGCTACACCCCCAAGCCCTCCAGGCGGCGCAGGCGCCGCACACCAGCGGGAAGCCGCGCTCCCTGCCCGCCCGCGGGTCCTGGCTGCTGCGCCTGCGTACATCTCCTCGCCGCAGCGGACCCCGCCCAGCAGCCGGCGCC CGGCGGTTGGCGACGCTTAGCCAGCGGCTGGCGGCGCTCAGGGGAGCGGGCGGTGACG ATGTCTTCTTAGCAAAGGGCTCAGCTACTCTGGACAAATTGAAGGACTTCTGTAACAGTGGGAAAGGACATCCTTCCATGCTTTTGCAGCACTACACCCAG GCTGTCTTAGACATTACATATTTTGAGGAAAACCGTCTTGTGGATGAAGATTTTCCAGAAGAATCTTCCTTGCAAAAAGTGAAAGAACTTACATACTCCCTTTCAGAACCAGAAGACCTAGTGAGGGAATGCAACATAAATGAAGAA CCAATCAGTATCCTTGGTGCAGAGTTGTTAGAATGTCTatactggagaaaaggagccctGCTTTACATGTATTGTCATACAGCAAAAGAAAGGAGTGAGTGGCTACGAGAAAACATTACTGTATTTAAAAAG TGTCTTAATGATGGAGTTCGTTACTTGATGAAGATGCTTAGCTTTAGATGCCCTATTCAGCTAAATGAAGATGTCTCACTTCACGATAAAGACACAGCTAGATTACTCagtgaag GTGTATTTAGTGATACTTACTTACTCGCAATGATGTACAGCGGAGAAATGTGCTactggggactgcagcactgtggagaagagaaggaggaaagccTTGAGGCCATAGATTTTGTCTGTAGCAGtgacctgggctgcagtttACAGAGCGTATCTCTGGATTTCCGAGAAACGGGCAAAAACATGTTAACAAAGTATGTGGTTATGTGCGAGGGACCCTTAAAAGGCCAAGGGTGGAACACAACAACTGCGAAACAAATGTTGTGCCACTTTGTGGAATCCCACAAATAA
- the FBXO4 gene encoding F-box only protein 4, which produces MSASGAEERGGLEAAVLGRLRALRERWLGGRRERDATATFADRLPSALPEDAEEVITLQMLPIDVQLHIMSFLSPQDLCHLGSTSFYWRATVRDPLLWRYFLVRDLPFWTSVDWKSLPDVEIFNKTFSEVSDNELYDYMAIYKKSCPQNRRSLKSSRPRYEAVTSFLHTLVTQAEPRFAMFGPGLEELDNSLVQKMMTCPDILLVAGLPQRQIHGIGSGVSFQFNNNQKFNILTLYSTTSAERRRARQEQAVAVNKMFYQENQGNQQATQYSVIDQVKKVCEVVDGFIYVANAESHKKHDRQEELARILAMIDPALGPANRPLLVLSCVSHVDVERIPCVYVAHQLQLNLIHQPWMVQDTVAATLAGLVNGIEWLLEEANCKNAQ; this is translated from the exons ATGTCGGCCAGCGGAGCGGAGGAGCGGGGCGGTTTGGAGGCGGCGGTGCTGGGTCGCCTCCGCGCTCTCCGGGAGCGCTGGCTGGGGGGGCGCCGCGAACGTGATGCTACCGCCACGTTTGCAGATCGCCTGCCTTCAGCGCTCCCAGAGGACGCAGAGGAAGTGATCACCCTGCAGATGCTGCCG ATTGATGTGCAGCTGCACATTATGTCCTTCCTTTCACCACAAGATTTGTGCCATTTGGGAAGCACCAGTTTTTATTGGAGGGCTACTGTACGAGATCCGTTATTGTGGAGGTATTTTCTTGTGAGGGACCTCCCCTTTTGGACATCCGTTGACTGGAAATCGCTCCCAGATGTGGAGATATTTAATAAAACCTTTTCAGAGGTCAGCGATAATGAGCTGTATGATTACATGGCAAT ATACAAAAAAAGCTGTCCTCAGAACAGAAGAAGTTTGAAATCAAGCCGTCCCCGGTATGAGGCTGTGACTTCATTTTTGCACACACTGGTCACTCAGGCAGAACCTCGCTTTGCTATGTTTGGGCCAGGTTTGGAAGAGCTGGACAACTCTTTAGTGCAAAAGATGATGACATGCCCAGATATTCTGCTAGTAGCTGGCCTGCCTCAAAGACAAATTCATG gAATTGGATCAGGAGTCAGTTTCCAGTTTAATAATAATCAAAAATTCAATATTCTGACATTGTACTCAACCACCAG TGCAGAAAGAAGAAGAGCAAGGCAAGAGCAAGCTGTTGCTGTGAATAAGATGTTCTACCAAGAAAACCAGGGGAATCAGCAAGCCACACAGTACAGTGTAATAGATCAAGTGAAAAAGGTGTGCGAAGTAGTTGATGGATTCATTTATGTTGCTAATGCAGAATCCCATAAAA AGCATGATCGTCAAGAAGAACTGGCTCGTATTTTGGCAATGATTGATCCAGCCCTTGGACCTGCGAACAGACCTCTGCTAGTTTTGTCTTGTGTCTCTCACGTTGATGTGGAAAGAATTCCATGTGTTTACGTGGCACATCAGTTGCAGCTAAATCTGATACATCAGCCCTGGATG GTACAGGACACTGTAGCTGCAACTTTAGCTGGATTGGTAAATGGAATTGAATGGCTCCTGGAAGAAGCAAATTGTAAAAATGCACAGTAA